From a region of the Thiorhodovibrio winogradskyi genome:
- a CDS encoding type II toxin-antitoxin system VapC family toxin, translating into MLIDTDVLIWYMRGDPTAYQRIEALQPKIQLSAVTQMELLQGMRDKAELRAFEATTRRWQARLIPISESISDRAVRLVRDYALSHGMRLGDALIAATALALNEPLLTANDKHYRMINGLSLQHFRASSNEQREHPSDIHPK; encoded by the coding sequence ATGCTCATTGATACCGATGTTTTGATCTGGTACATGCGTGGCGATCCAACCGCCTACCAGCGGATTGAAGCCTTACAGCCAAAAATCCAGCTCTCCGCCGTGACGCAAATGGAATTGCTCCAGGGAATGCGCGACAAAGCAGAATTGCGTGCTTTCGAGGCGACAACGCGGCGCTGGCAAGCGCGGTTGATACCGATCAGCGAGTCGATCTCTGATCGCGCCGTCCGACTTGTTCGCGATTATGCGCTCAGCCATGGAATGCGATTGGGGGATGCGTTGATCGCCGCAACGGCGCTGGCGCTGAATGAGCCCCTTCTTACAGCCAATGACAAGCACTACCGCATGATTAATGGACTGTCATTGCAGCACTTCAGAGCCAGCTCCAATGAGCAACGTGAACATCCAAGCGACATCCATCCCAAGTAG